One window from the genome of Candidatus Saccharimonadales bacterium encodes:
- a CDS encoding S-adenosylmethionine synthetase N-terminal domain-containing protein — MSKSRSNYIFTSESVTEGHPDKICDQISDAILDALMAQDRNTHAGIETMVTTGLVVVTGEIRTKGYVDVAAVVRKTIREIGYDDHEMGFHWQDCGVMVSINEQSPDIAQGVDAGKGKYK; from the coding sequence ATGTCAAAAAGCAGGTCAAACTATATATTCACCTCCGAATCCGTCACCGAGGGTCACCCGGACAAAATTTGCGATCAAATTTCAGACGCTATTTTAGACGCGCTTATGGCTCAGGATCGCAACACCCATGCCGGGATTGAAACCATGGTCACAACCGGTTTAGTAGTGGTCACGGGCGAGATTCGAACAAAAGGATATGTTGACGTGGCGGCCGTGGTGCGTAAAACCATCCGTGAGATTGGTTACGATGATCATGAAATGGGGTTCCACTGGCAGGATTGCGGCGTCATGGTTAGCATCAACGAACAAAGTCCGGACATTGCCCAGGGCGTTGACGCCGGCAAGGGCAAATATAAATAA